The stretch of DNA CTGATTTTTCAGATATGGCAACAAAGGAGTAAAAATTGGAATTATTCTATAACTGGAAAAAGTTTTAGGAGTACCCTCTATTCCTCTTCCAATTGTTCTATTAATTTTTATTTCATTTTTTTCAAAATCTATATCAATCCATTTAAGACCAATTAACTCACCTGTTCTCATACCAGTCATAAATAAAGTAGCAATAATATTCTTATCTTGCCCATTTGCTGAATCTAAAATCTTTTGTATTTCATCTAATGAAAAAGGTTTAATTTCTTTTTCTTGATGTATAGGAAGTGGTCTTGATTTTGATACGGGATTTGAAACTATAATTTCATCTCTAATTGCATCTTCAATAATAGTACCAAATATCTTTTTTATATCATTTACTCTTCTTGATGATAATTTCAATTCATTATATAGTCTATTTTTCCAAATATTTATTTCACTTACTCTTATTTTATCAAGTGTTCTATTTCCAAAAATTGGTTTGATATGCTTATTATAAATATTTTGATAATCTGTATTCGTTGTTATCTTTCGTTCATGTCTATGTGATTCAAAAGAAACTTTAGAATACTCATTTAATGTGGGAACAATAGTTTTTTCAAAGAACTCTCCACTATGAACTTTTAAAATCAATTGTGGAATTATTTGTGTTGTTGCTATTTTTCTATTAGCTTTATTGTCTTCTAGATTTAGAGATTTTCGTATATATTTACCCTCTAAACTAAAATTCATCCAAAGTTTATTACCTCTTGAGTAAAGTTTTGGTTGCGTCATATTAATCATGTTTTCTCCTTAGAAAAAACACCATAAAATAGCTCACTTCTAGCGGTAACCATTTTACATAAAATTATATTAAATCTTTCAAGATATTATCAACAATCTCTTTTGGATTTATTTGTAAATAAGATGTTTTAACCCAATTATCCAACTCTAATTTATCAAACAACACCCTACCCACCTTTTTAAAATAATGTTTACCCTCTATAAAATGACTATCTTTTAATTTGTGTATATGGTCTTTTGAGTAACCAATATAAATTGAAGCCTCTTTAACATTAAGCCACCTCTTCTCACTAGAAATCTTATTTTCTAGACTTTCCAATTTTTCTAATATGGTGTCTATCTTTTTTAAATTTTCAAATGATATATCCATTGTTTTATTTTCCTTTCACTGTATAAGCGAG from Arcobacter suis CECT 7833 encodes:
- a CDS encoding tyrosine-type recombinase/integrase, producing the protein MINMTQPKLYSRGNKLWMNFSLEGKYIRKSLNLEDNKANRKIATTQIIPQLILKVHSGEFFEKTIVPTLNEYSKVSFESHRHERKITTNTDYQNIYNKHIKPIFGNRTLDKIRVSEINIWKNRLYNELKLSSRRVNDIKKIFGTIIEDAIRDEIIVSNPVSKSRPLPIHQEKEIKPFSLDEIQKILDSANGQDKNIIATLFMTGMRTGELIGLKWIDIDFEKNEIKINRTIGRGIEGTPKTFSSYRIIPIFTPLLPYLKNQYELTSKEKSYVFLNHDGRHYFDAKNIRAGLWKKVLKKSGVDFRTVYYTRHTFCSINLQNGEDVIWISKVLGHKNPRVTLEKYSKYIPSIRNKCTIFEKLN
- a CDS encoding DNA-binding protein, which codes for MDISFENLKKIDTILEKLESLENKISSEKRWLNVKEASIYIGYSKDHIHKLKDSHFIEGKHYFKKVGRVLFDKLELDNWVKTSYLQINPKEIVDNILKDLI